TCCAGTCGATCAGCGTTCTATTGATAAAGTACGAAGTGTGAAGATTACACCGGCTAAAGAGATTATAGCGAGCAGGTTTCGCCAGGAATCTGCTTCTGCTGAAGCATCTGTTATGCTGGAACGACAGCTTGAGAAAATGGCGGATCGGCAGGCTAAGTTGCGTCTAAAAGAAGAAATTGGACGCGAGCTAGAAATGCTGCGCGAAGGAACCTATTTTCCTGAAATCTATAAATATATCAGTCTTTTATACCCTGAACGCTCTCATTTATTTGATTACATGGCCCAGGATACGATCCTTATTCTCGATGAGCCGACAAGACTGCTTGAAACGGCGAAACAGCTCGAAAGAGATGAATCGGAATGGAACCTCCATCTGATGCAAAACGGCAAAACATTGCCGGATCTGGATCTCTCTGTCGAGACAGATGTTGTGATGTACAAACGTCCGTTCCAAAGCCTGTTTATGTCGATCTTTTTGCGCCAGGTCCCACACATTCAACCACAGAACATTCTTGGGTTTATTAGTCGTGGGATGCAGGATTTCCATGGTCAGATGAATGTGCTTAAATCGGAAATGGAGCGTTGGCAGAAGTCTGGTGTAAAGGTAATGATGCTTGCGAGCAGTGAAGAACGGATTGAACGTGTGCGCAGAGTCCTTTATGACTACGGCATTGATGAGCCAACGATCGTACAAGGAAACCTGGGTTCAGGCTTTGAGCTGCCTTCTATTCATTTAGCCGTTATCACTGAAGGAGAGATGTTCTCTCAGAAGCAGCGGAAGGCACGGAAGATCTCCAAAGGGATAGATAATGCTGAACGGATCAAGAGTTATACTGAGCTGAAAATTGGTGATTATGTTGTTCACCAGAACCATGGTATCGGTAAGTATATGGGGATCGGCACGCTGGAGGTCAGCGGTATTCATCGCGACTATATGCATATTTTATATGCGGGTGGCGATAAGCTCTCGGTTCCAATTGAGCAAATTGACTTGATTCAGAAATATGTCGGTTCAGAAGATAAAGAGCCGAAAGTATATAAATTAGGCGGTAATGAATGGACGCGGGTGACCAATAAGGTTCGCTCTTCCGTTCAGGATATTGCTGATGATCTAATCAAACTGTACGCTGAACGCCAAAGTGCAGCAGGGTATGGTTTTGAGAAGGACACACAGGAACAGCGTGAATTTGAAGAAATGTTCCCTTACGAGGAGACTCGGGATCAGCTTCGAGCGATTGAAGAGATTAAGAAGGATATGGAACAGAATCGTCCAATGGATCGGCTCCTTTGTGGAGACGTTGGATATGGTAAGACGGAGGTAGCTATACGAGCAGCCTTTAAATCAGCGATTGAAGGTAAACAGGTGGCTGTGCTGGTACCGACAACGATTCTAGCTCAGCAGCATTATGAGACCTTTCGGGAACGCTTCGCAAATTATCCGCTAAATATTCAAGTCCTAAGTCGTTTCCGCAGCCGTAAGGAGCAGAATGAGACGATTAAAGGCGTTCGGGCAGGAACGGTTGACGTGGTTATTGGTACCCACCGTTTGTTGTCTCAGGACCTTGTATTTAAGGACTTAGGTTTATTGATCGTGGATGAGGAACAGCGATTTGGCGTGACTCATAAAGAGAAGCTGAAGAAGTTAAAAACGAATGTAGATGTTCTTACCCTGACAGCAACTCCAATTCCTCGTACATTGCATATGTCGATGCTGGGAGTGCGTGATTTGTCTGTCATTGAGACGCCGCCGGAGAACCGTTTCCCCGTCCAGACTTATGTTGTTGAGCATAGTCAGACGCTTACGCGGGAAGCTGTAGAGCGTGAATTGGCTCGTGGCGGTCAAGTCTACTATCTCTATAATCGTGTGCAGGGCATTCAAGAAATGGCCGCTCAAATTTCTATGCTTGTTCCTGAGGCTAGGGTAGGCATCGGACATGGCCAAATGTCGGAAGCAGAGCTGGAGAAGACGATCCTTGATTTTCTTGATGGAGAATACGATGTGCTGGTCAGCACAAGTATTATTGAGACGGGTGTAGATATTCCTAACGTAAATACACTTATTGTGCATGATGCCGATAAGATGGGCTTGTCTCAGCTCTATCAATTACGTGGACGTGTAGGCCGGTCCAACCGGATTGCGTACGCCTATTTTACCTACCAGCGGGACAAGGTTCTGACTGAAGTGGCAGAGAAGCGGCTGCAATCTATTAAGGAATTTACGGAACTGGGTTCTGGTTTCAAAATAGCGATGCGGGATTTATCTATTCGTGGTGCCGGTAACTTACTTGGTGCAGAACAGCATGGCTTTATTGCATCCGTGGGATTTGATCTATACTCACAAATGCTGGCGGAGGAGATCCGCAAGCGTAAGGTTACTGTGCTTGGAGAGGAAGACACCTCGCTCAAAGAGGGCAATACCGTCATTGATTTGTCGATTGACGCATATCTGCCGTCCGAGTATATTTACGACAGTATCCAGAAAATTGAAATCTACAAAAAAGTTGCGGCAGTAACATCCTTCGATGATGCTTCTGAGCTTGAGGATGAGCTCTTGGATCGGTTCGGAGAACTGCCTGAAGCAGTTGTTAATCTATTAACTGTGGCTCGTCTAAAAGTGTATGGAAAAATGTATGGTATTGACTCCATGATCAGACGTGGTGATGATGTTACCCTGAATTTCTATGAGGGAAGTCTTGGCGCTCTGGATACGGCCAAACTCGCCAAAGTTGGAAATAGCTTCGAAAGACGTGTACAATTCGATAGAGATGCTAAAGCCAGTATCCGAGTAAAGTCGAAAGACTTAAGTGATAAACAGCTGCTTGACTTGCTTGAACAGTTTCTTAAGGAAGCTAAACAGTCTTTTAAATCGAAGGGAGAACTACACAATGTCGTTAAATAAAAAAAAATCATGGAAAGTACTGCTCGTTTCATTGGTAGCAGCGGTTTCCTTTTCTATGCTAGCAGCATGCGGTAGTAGTGCTGATGATAGCAAGGCAGTTGCGACTTATAAAGGTGGAACAATCACAGAGAAGGAATTTGCTATGGATCAAAAAATCATGAAATTCCTCTCCCCACAGCAAGCGCAATATTTAGAGATTGAGGCGTTTAAGGAATCTATTTTGAAGCAGGAAGTGGGCTTTGAATATTTGGCTTCCAAAGCAACGGATGAAGCGAAGAAGCAGGCGAAGAAAGAGGCTGATAGCCAAATCGCTGACTTGAAGAAAGCTCTGGGCGACACTTATAAGAAAACACTTAAAGACGCAGACGTTACAGAGGGCGATATCCATAGTTATATGGAGCGTGTGCTGACGGTTTATCAGGATATGCTGCTTAAAGTGACAGATGATCAGGTTGTCAAAGAATTTGAAGCTACAAAAGGTGACTTTACGGTAGCGACTTTGCGCCATGTGCTAATCGGTCTGACAGATGCTAACAACAAAGAGCGCACTAGCGAAGAAGCACTGAAAATCGCGAAGGAAGTTAAGGCAAAGCTGGACGGCGGAGCTGATTTTGCAGCAATCGCTAAGGAATACACTGACGATACAAGCTCTAAGGAAACAGGCGGAGAATATAAAGATAAAGCTGTAGGAACGTATGTAGACGAGTTTAAGAAGGCTGCTCAAACCTTGCCTTTGAATACCATTAGTGATCCTGTAGAGACTTCTTATGGTTACCACATTATCAAAGTGGAGTCCCGTACCGACAAAACCTTTGATCAGTTAACGGATGAACAAAAAGAAGGCATTAAGAGCTCCATTGTGTCCAAGAACCTAGAAGCGTTCATGGAGAAAGATCTGGAAGGCATTATTGAGAGCATCAATCTGCCGAAGAGCTCTGCTGCCGCAGATGAATCCGGAACAAAAAATAGCGGAACAGAAGCCACTACAGCGCCAAGCGCATCCCCAAGTGCTACAAAAGCTGCTGAATAAACATCGGTAAAAATGGACAAGCTTACCTTAGAAAAGCCATCCTCACTTAATGTGAAGATGGCTTTTTATTTCGAAGAAACATCTTCAGAACGGCCTTTATCTTGATGCAGATATTAATACATGTCAGCTTATGTATAAGGATCTGGGAAGAGATGAATACTATGGTCAGATATTACGATAAATCACTGGGATTATCCTTTCCCATAATGGACAGTAGTAAGACCATACTTCTTAAGAAAGCGGGGCACATGTGAAATGAAAGCTACTGGAATTGTTCGGCGTATTGATGATCTCGGACGAGTGGTTATTCCCAAAGAAATTAGACGTACTCTACGGATTAGAGAAGGCGACCCACTGGAAATTTTCGTCGATCGGGACGGTGAAGTCATACTCAAGAAATATTCCCCGATTGGCGAGCTTGGTGACTTTGCAAAAGAGTACGCGGAGTCCTTGTTCGAAGGTACTGGGCATATTACGATGATTGCTGATCGTGATACCTTTATTGCACTGGCTGGTGGCTCCAAGAAAGACTATTTGGAAAAACAAGTAGGAATTCTTTTGGAGAAGGTCATGGATAGTCGTAAGACTGTACTGGAAACCAACGAAGGCAGTTATGAAATCGCTAAAGATCATCCGGATTTGGTGTCCTCATATGTAGCCTCACCGATCATTTCCGGTGGAGATCCTATTGGTTGTGTAGTGATGGTAAGTAAGGATGATTCAGCGAAAATGTCGTCAATGGAAGTGAAAATGGCCGAAACCGCCGCCGCATTCCTTGGCAAGCAAATGGAGCAATAGCCGTAATGTAGACCCCGCTTTCCTTTTGGTAAGATATACAAAGGGCAAACGGGGTTTTGTCGTTCTTACAAAACCGTTTCTACTTGTGGGTATACATACGTTATAATATAGAAATTCATCCCATTAAAGTTGTAGAAGCAGGTACTTTATGAAATCGAACTCACAAACATCACGATTGCTGCAAGGGGCATTTATTCTAAGTGCAGCAGCGATTATTTCAAAGCTTATAGGTACACTCCAAAAAATCCCGCTGCAAAATCTAGGCGGAGATGCGGTATTTGGTATATACAACACGGTTTATCCTTTGTACACGATGTTGTTGACGGTAGCGATGCTGGGTCTGCCAGCGGCCATATCCAAATTTGTCGCTGAAGCCTCTGCAGGAAGGCGGGATGACGAGGGTCGGCGGATTCTGCGGTTATCTGCGGTTATAACAGCCATAAGCGGTTTGGTTATCGGAGCAATCACCTATGCAGGTGCGCCGATTATAGCTGGGTGGGTCGGCAACTCGCATGTGATGCCCGCTTTGCGGGCAAGTGCGTGGGGACTTGCGGTTGTTCCAATCATGTCAGCTCTTCGGGGTTACTTTCAGGGTCTTCATAATATGGTTCCGACGGCTGTGTCACAAATTGTAGAGCAGTCTGTACGTGTTACAGTAATGATTGTACTGCTCTTATATCTGACCTCACTGGGTGCAGGAGCTGAGAGCATTGCTGCTGGCGCATTGCTTGGTTCAGCCGGGGGAGGGGCAGCAGGGCTTGTGATTATGCTGCTATTTTTGCGACGTCATCGGCGGGTGTTAAGACAAGGGTCCCCTTTAGATGCTGCCGCTTCTGTCGAAAGTCAGGGTTTAAAGCTGCCCAATGCAGATAATGAGGGGCGTTCGAATCAACGGATTATGGGCGTTAAAGCAGGGGCCTTGCTGGCTTATGGAATTCCCGTGATGCTTGGTGCGCTGGCAATGCCTCTTATCGGTCTTGTAGATGTATTCACTGTACCTCGCTTGCTATCCTCTGTAGGAAGCGAAGTGGAGGCAATGACACAGTTTGGTGTATACAATCGTGGTTTGCCACTAGTGCAGATTGTAACGATGATTGCCACTTCTTTGTCTGTTGTGTTCATACCAGCCTTAGCAGAGGCGAAGTATAAGGGAGATATGAAGCTGATCGAGAACCGTTGCAGCTTGTCGCTGCGTTGGTTCTGGCTGCTAGGGCTGGCAGCGTCAGCGGGCCTTGCAGTGCTTGCTGAGCCGATTAATATGGCTCTTTATGGCGACACCGCCGGCAGCAGCACTATGACTTGGCTGGCCTTAACCGCTGTTGGCGGTACGGTCAGCATCATCTCGGCTGCACTCCTGCAGGGCCTCGGCTACGTGCGCGCCCCGGCCCTGCACCTTTTGGCCGCCGCGCTGCTCAAGGCGGCCCTGAACCTGCTGCTGGTTCCGCAGCAGGGCATTACCGGCGCAGCCATCGCTGGCGTGGCTGCGCATTCGTTCGCAGCAGCGCTCAACGTGCTGCTGCTGTACCGCCAGGGCCATCTGCGGCTTCGCCTCGCAGATGCCCTGGCACGGCCCGCGCTGCTCACAGCGGGCCTGGCTCTTGCCGCCGCAGCCACCAGCTGGGGCGTGGACGCTGCGGCTACGGCCGCTGGCATCGGCGGCGGGCGCACTGCCAGCTTGGCGCAGAGCCTGCTCGGGGTGCTCGCAGGCTGTGCTGTCTTTGCCGTAGGGGCTATAGTCCTTCGGCTCCTTAGCGAGAGCGAGCTTCGCCAGCTTCCAGGCTTCGGCCCGTCTCTGGCGGACAAGCTGAAGAAGCTGCGCTTATTCCCTTAATCAACGTTTACATCACAATATAAAAATGCGGTCTGCTGAGACAGCCGCTTAAGAGGAGGAACAGACATGAGTGCAACATTAACGGTCGTCGGTCTGGGTTCAGGCAACCCTGATCGATTGACGCTAGGAATTATAAAGAAGCTGAAGGCAGCATCCGTTGTCTATGTCCGCACAAAAGAGCATCCAGTCATGGCTGCCCTCTCCGAGCTTGAAATAACTTCACAGTCCTTTGATGGATTGTATGAATCTTTATCCTCGTTTCCAGAGGTGTATGCAGCGATTACTTCAAAACTGATTGAAGAGGCACAAGCAGCAGCAGACGGTACAGATATTGTTTACGCGGTTCCGGGTCATCCTATGGTTGCGGAATCAGCGGTTTCGCAGCTGCGCGAGCGGTGTCCTGAGGAAGGCATTGAACTGCAAATATTGGGTGGGGAGAGCTTTCTCGACGAGGCGTTTGTTCGACTGGGGTTTGACCCCATTGAAGGGTTTCAGTTACTAGATGCTTCAGGCATTCGCAGTGCTCAGCTTCAGCCTGAACTACATACTCTGATTGGTCAGGTGTACGATAGCTTTACAGCCTCGGAGACAAAATTATGTTTGATGGAGCTGTACCCGCCTGAATATGAAGTTGTTGTGGGGCATGCACTCGGTGTCGAGAACGAAGAAAGTATTGTAAGAGTCCCACTGTACGAACTGGATCGACTCGACGGTTATGGCAACCTGTCGTTAGTTTATGTACCTGCCAATCGTGACGAGAATCTAAGAAATCGTACCTTTGCCCGTCTGCATGAGATTGTCGATATTCTTCGAAGCCCGGAAGGTTGTCCATGGGATCGGGAGCAGACACATGAATCCCTGCGCAAAAATTTAATCGAAGAAACCTATGAAGTCCTTGAAACGATTGATGAGGATGACCCCGATCATATGAAAGAGGAGCTGGGCGACCTTTTGCTGCAAATTATGCTTCACTCTCAAATGGAGGAGGAGCTTGGCACGTTTAACGTGTATGACGTCATTGAAGGGCTGAATGATAAGCTTATCTTCCGTCACCCTCACGTATTTGGGGATACCAATGCGAATGATGCCGAAGAAGCGCTGAAGAACTGGGAGGGCATGAAGGCAGAAGAGAAGCGGCGTAAAGGTGTGAAGCCAGAGGAATTATCCGTTCTTAGTGGTGTTCCGCGTGACCTACCTGCTCTTATGAAGGCATACAAGCTTCAGAAAAAAGCATCCAAGGTGGGGTTTGACTGGGACAACGCTACGGATTGCATAGCCAAGATTCGTGAGGAGATTGATGAGCTGCAGGAGGCGATTGACACAGATGCGGCGACAGATGATCAAATTCTGGAACTTGGGGATTTGTTGTTTGCAGTTACGAATGTCGCTCGTTTTATCGGTGCAGATCCGGAAGAGGCATTAACCCGGACTAACCGTAAATTTGTGCGCCGGTTTCAATATATTGAGCAAAGCTTGCAGCGCAAGGGAACGAGCGTAAAGGATAGTAGTTTGGAAGAGATGGAAGAACTATGGCAAGAGGCTAAGGCTGAGGAGCGAAAAGTCTAGTAATTCACAGCCCCTTTACGGTATATGGACTCCAAAATGGGGCAATGCTGTGGATGTAGCTTTTATTTTCTGATTTAGAATGTGGCCAGTAGTTTAATAGTGCTATAGAATAGATTCTGCGACGATTTCTGAGAAATAACTGCTTCTTTTTTAAAAAAACGACGAATCGTGGCAGGATTTTAAGGTGACATCAAGAATAACATAAAGACGAAATGCGATTCGCCCCATATTATGGTGGTGATTCTCGTTTCATTTATTTTTTCGTATCCTAGGAGGAACTTTAAATTATGAACAAGACAGATTTGGTAAACAACATTTCCGAGAAAAACGGATTGGCAAAAAAAGATGTAGAAGCAGTATTGAACGGATTCTTGGGTGAGATTACAGAAGCTTTGGCAAAAGGTGATAAAGTCCAACTGATCGGTTTCGGAACTTTTGAAACTCGCAAACGTGCAGGACGCACTGGTCGCAACCCGCAAACGGGCACTACGATTGAAATTCCAGAATCGACTGTACCGGCTTTCAAAGCTGGTAACAAGCTTAAAGAAGCCGTTAACTAATGCGTCTTGACAAATTCCTGAAAGTGTCCCGTTTAATTAAGCGCCGAACAGTGGCCAAGGATGTGTCCGAACAAGGCCGGGTACTGATTAACGGGCGGGAATCTAAACCTAGTAGTGCAGTTAAGATCGGTGACGAGATTACTGTACAATTTGGACAAAAGCTTGTAACGGTCAAAGTAGAAAAGCTGGTCGAAACGACTCGCAAGGACGAGGCCGCTGGTATGTATACTCTAGTTCGGGAAGAGCCTGTTGCCAAAAGCAGCGGACTGGACTGGTAAGAGTAATAGAAGAAGGCATAACTTTACATTTTGTAGAGTTGTGCCTTCTTTTTGTTTCTATTATTTTTAGTGGGACGGGATGTTCTATAACTTCTGCCTCTGCCATAGATTAGAGGTAAGAAGGAGGGGTACATGCTATGATCGAGCCAGGAAAGGTAAACAAACAGCATGATCTGCACATGCGCAGTCGGAAGCAGCTGGAGTTGACGGGCGTGCAAAATGTGGAGAGCTTCGACAGCGAGGAATTTTTGCTTCGTACAGAACTCGGCCATCTCACCATTCGCGGGAATCATTTACATATCAAAAATTTAAGTCTGGAGAACGGAATGTTGTCCCTAGAGGGCAATGTACATTCCCTGATTTATCTCGATCCCGGATCGCAGGGCAAAAATAAAGGTCTGCTCGGTAAGCTATTTAAATGAATCCTGCAGTCCAGTGGGTGACGCTGTTCTACATGATCATGGCCGGGCTGGCAATGGGACTGGCCTATGACAGCTACCGGGTGCTGTCGCTGAAGTTCAATTTTCCCAAATGGCTGAATGCCATGCTAGATCTACTGTATTGGCTTTGGGCCGCCTTGCTCGTTTTTCGTATGCTGTATGCCGGAAATCAAGGACAATTGCGGTTTTATGTCTTTCTAGGTTTGTTTCTAGGAGTATGGATCTATTTTTTAATCTTCAGTGTTACGGTGCGGCGTTTTGTGTTAAGGTTAATTCAATCGGTTCAGTATATGTGCAGGTTGCTGTGGAGACTTGTGGAGATCCTGATAGGTACACCTCTTCTCTGGCTTTGGCGATTTATTTTAGGGCTGCTAAAGCTACTAGGTCGTATTCTGCGGTTCATCTTTAAGCTTCTGCTGCGTCTGACCAAACCAATTTGGGTATTACCTGTTAGGTGGATCTCTCCACAGTTATCGCGGCTGACACATAGCGCCTGGATTGTGAGGATCACTGAATGGATTACCAAATGGCGGAAACGCTGACCTTGAATTAGGGGGTACGTTGCATGAACAGATTTACTGCGGAAGAGAAAAGTAATCATAGCAAAAATTCGGCCGCAGGCGCGAAGAGAAGAAGATTTATGTGGATTGTCTTTGTGGCAGTATTTTTTGGTTGGGCGGGTTATACTTACTTCGCTCAAAGTGCGGTCATTGCGGACAAGGGTGAGGAACTTGCAAAGAAACAGGAGACTAGTGAGGATGTCATGGCATCTTTAACTCAATTAAAATATGAATTATCCAGACTTAATGATGACGAGTATATTGGCCAATTAGCACGTAAATGGTACAATATCTATCCTCAAGGGGAAACTCCTATTCGAACAGAGCAATCAGAGCAATAATAGCGGCGAAAAGAGGCTTTTACTCTGTTGCCTTGCTTTGCTCTTTACTGTATAATCAAATCACCGCAGACAGGATGACCTTAATATTCGTCTGTATATTTTTAAGGGAGGATCATTTTATTCTATGGCAATTGAAGTGGGCACCAAGTTAGAAGGCAAAGTGACAGGCATCACGCATTTCGGAGCATTTGTGGATCTGTCAGGAGGTGTCACAGGTCTCGTTCACATCTCGGAAATCGCCGATAATTATGTCAAGGATGTTAACGATCATCTGAAGATTAGTGATGTAGTAACAGTCAAGGTGATCAACGTCGATAAGGACGGCAAGATCGGACTTTCCATTAAGCAGGCTGTTGACAAGCCAGCATCGGAAGTACGTCCGCCTAGAGCTCCAAGACCAGAACGTCCTAGCGGCGGAGACCGTTTCGGCGGTGGAGGCGGCAGTGGTGGAGGCGGCGGTGGATTCAATCGTGAACGGGGTGGGCGTCCATTTAAGCCTGCAGCCGGTAAACCTTCATTCGAGGATAAAATGTCGCGATTCCTGAAAGACAGCGAAGAACGGATATCTTCGATTAAGAAGAACACAGAAGGAAAGCGCGGAGGCCGTGGAGCTAAACGCGTATAATCCAATACCTGTACATCATAAATAACCGCAGGGGCATTTCGCCCTTGCGGTTTTTTTGTCATGTCATATAAAATTGCCGACAGCATCCATGTCATTCTCACATAACTCTAGGGCAATCGCTGACGAATAACCGCCGCGTCAGCGCGTGAAATTACGTTGTAAACAATCTTGAAACCAATCAACCTACCGTCCCGCAAGGGATAGAACCGCTTTTTTACAGATCATGAATGAAGGCTTTTTTGTCGGAAATTTCTTGTGTGTGTCCCTCCATTTCTGACAAACTTTCTCAATTCCCCGGTTATATAATGAGTACCATAAATTCTTAAACGGGTGGTGTAGGGGAATGAGTAAAAGCAACGTGGTAAATTTGCCAGAGTGGACAAGAGTAGGAAGTGAAGATAAGAAGCAGAGACAAGCATTGCGCACGCGTATTACAGCTTGGGGTCAGAAGCAGCGGTATATTCAGCTAATAGCAGCGAAGAAATGGATGCTATTGCTTAGTTTCATGGGGTTTCTGCTGGGTAGAGCCATGATTCTGGACGAACTATCCCCTTTTGCTGTCGCATACTTTGCCGTCATTGTGTTTATGCGTCGCGACTCTATTCTACCTGTAGCTGCAGCCATTATAGCTGGAAGTCTCTTTACTCCATTCCCTGGAGCTTTGGTTACTACTGCTGAGCTGATTATTTTCTTTTTAGTTTATAAAGGCTTGGAAAGTTATGAACGAATAGATTTATCTTATGCACCACTAATGGTGTTCGTGTCTTCGTTTATGGTTGGCTTGTTCCAGATTGTTATTGGACCTTCTCTTTCTTGGTATCCGCTTATGATGACAACACTAGATGCTTTACTAGGTTTTGTGCTTACACTTGTGTTCATTCAAGCGCTGCCTTTACTAACCTATAAGCAAAAGAGTAGAGCGCTCAGGAACGAGGAGATTCTGTGCCTTATTATCTTACTTGCCTCAGTAATGACGGGCCTTGTGGGCTGGACCCTTAATGGTTTGTCTTTGGAGCATATATTGTCACGATATTTGATTCTACTCTTCGCCATGGCAGGGGGGGCTCCTCTTGGGGCTGCTGTTGGAGTGGTGACCGGATTGATTCTCAGTTTGGCGGATATTAGTGCTATCTATCAGATGAGCCTGCTTGCTTTTTCTGGAATGCTAGCGGGAATGATGCAGGGTGGTCGAAAAGGTGCAGTATCTATCGGGATGTTGCTAGGATCCACGATCCTTTCCGTCTATTTTACGGGTCCGGGTGATATGATGGCCTCAACATGGGAAACCTGCGTAGCGGTAGTGCTATTTCTTATAACGCCTAAGGCGATGATATCTGCCATTGCTAAATATGTTCCTGGCACGTCAGATCATAGCCGATCTCAACACGAATATGCGCGAAGGGTCAGGGATTTAACGGCAGAACGGGTGACGCAATTCTCACAGGTATTCCAGCAGCTGTCGAGCAGCTTTGGGCAGATTCCACGTGCCGGAGAAGTAGGGAAGTCAGACCGTGAGATGGAGGATTTCATGAGTACGGTGACAGAGGGGGCCTGTGCAGGATGCATTCGGCGTTCCCACTGCTGGGATGCAAAATTCTATCAGACGTATAGATATATGACAGATATGATGACTACTGTTGAGGAATGCCCTGATATTACGGCAGCTCAGCTGCCTCCGGAATGGAGCCGGATTTGCGGTAAAACTGGTGAAGTGCTTGAAGTCATGAAAGGACAATATGATCTTTACCAACATGATATGCGATGGAAAAGACAAATATACGATAGTCGCCAATTTGTTGCCGAGCAGTTATCGGGCGTGTCACAGGTTATGGAGGACCTAGCGCGTGAAATAAAACGTGAGGGACAGGCTATGTATCGTCAGGAAGCTCAAATCCGTGAGACATTGGAGAAATTAGGGCTGTCTATTCATAGTATCGAAATCCTAAGTTTAGATCCTGGGCGTGTAGAAATAGAGGTGGTGCATGCCTATACTCGTGGTTTTGATGAATGCCGTAAAATGATCGCTCCGCTCCTTTCCGACATACTAGATGAGAATATTGCTGTCATGAGCGAGACAGCAGTCCATCCTCGGGAAGGATTGTCGATGGTTACCTTCGGTTCAGCCAAAGCCTTTGAGATAAACACAGGAGTGGCCGTTGTTTCTAAAGGAGGAGATATGTTATCTGGCGATAGCTTCAGTACCGTAGAGCTTGGA
This genomic stretch from Paenibacillus sp. FSL H7-0737 harbors:
- the mazG gene encoding nucleoside triphosphate pyrophosphohydrolase, giving the protein MSATLTVVGLGSGNPDRLTLGIIKKLKAASVVYVRTKEHPVMAALSELEITSQSFDGLYESLSSFPEVYAAITSKLIEEAQAAADGTDIVYAVPGHPMVAESAVSQLRERCPEEGIELQILGGESFLDEAFVRLGFDPIEGFQLLDASGIRSAQLQPELHTLIGQVYDSFTASETKLCLMELYPPEYEVVVGHALGVENEESIVRVPLYELDRLDGYGNLSLVYVPANRDENLRNRTFARLHEIVDILRSPEGCPWDREQTHESLRKNLIEETYEVLETIDEDDPDHMKEELGDLLLQIMLHSQMEEELGTFNVYDVIEGLNDKLIFRHPHVFGDTNANDAEEALKNWEGMKAEEKRRKGVKPEELSVLSGVPRDLPALMKAYKLQKKASKVGFDWDNATDCIAKIREEIDELQEAIDTDAATDDQILELGDLLFAVTNVARFIGADPEEALTRTNRKFVRRFQYIEQSLQRKGTSVKDSSLEEMEELWQEAKAEERKV
- a CDS encoding HU family DNA-binding protein; protein product: MNKTDLVNNISEKNGLAKKDVEAVLNGFLGEITEALAKGDKVQLIGFGTFETRKRAGRTGRNPQTGTTIEIPESTVPAFKAGNKLKEAVN
- a CDS encoding RNA-binding S4 domain-containing protein; its protein translation is MRLDKFLKVSRLIKRRTVAKDVSEQGRVLINGRESKPSSAVKIGDEITVQFGQKLVTVKVEKLVETTRKDEAAGMYTLVREEPVAKSSGLDW
- the yabP gene encoding sporulation protein YabP, whose translation is MIEPGKVNKQHDLHMRSRKQLELTGVQNVESFDSEEFLLRTELGHLTIRGNHLHIKNLSLENGMLSLEGNVHSLIYLDPGSQGKNKGLLGKLFK
- the yabQ gene encoding spore cortex biosynthesis protein YabQ, which gives rise to MNPAVQWVTLFYMIMAGLAMGLAYDSYRVLSLKFNFPKWLNAMLDLLYWLWAALLVFRMLYAGNQGQLRFYVFLGLFLGVWIYFLIFSVTVRRFVLRLIQSVQYMCRLLWRLVEILIGTPLLWLWRFILGLLKLLGRILRFIFKLLLRLTKPIWVLPVRWISPQLSRLTHSAWIVRITEWITKWRKR
- a CDS encoding FtsB family cell division protein, which gives rise to MNRFTAEEKSNHSKNSAAGAKRRRFMWIVFVAVFFGWAGYTYFAQSAVIADKGEELAKKQETSEDVMASLTQLKYELSRLNDDEYIGQLARKWYNIYPQGETPIRTEQSEQ
- a CDS encoding S1 domain-containing RNA-binding protein gives rise to the protein MAIEVGTKLEGKVTGITHFGAFVDLSGGVTGLVHISEIADNYVKDVNDHLKISDVVTVKVINVDKDGKIGLSIKQAVDKPASEVRPPRAPRPERPSGGDRFGGGGGSGGGGGGFNRERGGRPFKPAAGKPSFEDKMSRFLKDSEERISSIKKNTEGKRGGRGAKRV
- the spoIIE gene encoding stage II sporulation protein E produces the protein MSKSNVVNLPEWTRVGSEDKKQRQALRTRITAWGQKQRYIQLIAAKKWMLLLSFMGFLLGRAMILDELSPFAVAYFAVIVFMRRDSILPVAAAIIAGSLFTPFPGALVTTAELIIFFLVYKGLESYERIDLSYAPLMVFVSSFMVGLFQIVIGPSLSWYPLMMTTLDALLGFVLTLVFIQALPLLTYKQKSRALRNEEILCLIILLASVMTGLVGWTLNGLSLEHILSRYLILLFAMAGGAPLGAAVGVVTGLILSLADISAIYQMSLLAFSGMLAGMMQGGRKGAVSIGMLLGSTILSVYFTGPGDMMASTWETCVAVVLFLITPKAMISAIAKYVPGTSDHSRSQHEYARRVRDLTAERVTQFSQVFQQLSSSFGQIPRAGEVGKSDREMEDFMSTVTEGACAGCIRRSHCWDAKFYQTYRYMTDMMTTVEECPDITAAQLPPEWSRICGKTGEVLEVMKGQYDLYQHDMRWKRQIYDSRQFVAEQLSGVSQVMEDLAREIKREGQAMYRQEAQIRETLEKLGLSIHSIEILSLDPGRVEIEVVHAYTRGFDECRKMIAPLLSDILDENIAVMSETAVHPREGLSMVTFGSAKAFEINTGVAVVSKGGDMLSGDSFSTVELGNGTFAVSISDGMGNGERARMESSAALGMLEKLLQSGMDEKLAVKSVNSILLLRSPDEFYATVDMALIDQYSAQTTFMKIASAPSFIRRGSEVIPITSSNLPIGIIKDIDVDLISMQLRAGDILIMMTDGIYDAPGYAVNKEIWMKRLIQELEGDDPQDLADSLLDKVIRYQGNEIHDDMTIVISRVDHFHPEWSSLHMPGVGRMERPRTVS